The proteins below come from a single Thalassotalea ponticola genomic window:
- a CDS encoding asparagine synthase-related protein — MFGFSVQLDLSQREDNWPLSAGVSALDTSCRDLYLDNGDRLIMCGYFWGRSQQQLNDDLIARDFEQLSHLDGHFCAALISRGTVFLFNDRYRGKTVYWRRDADTLWMSSHLQNFEPDWLHFSNIGWQQCVNFRFVTNQHGFFNNINQLPIRSVAMITAASDEVNHYQWSIASLSATSFDEQCQRTKQALLESLQKARKHHQSVAILLSGGVDSSLLAALAKQVFDDCLLVSARFDRFDGELAMAKQFANSLQLPHLVVDIEDTQIYPSLTRLLEHYRKPLRHYSSLVVERLLSAIPASYTGVIYGEAADSMMGTFGVKKTLTKQRIKALTPAWLSRFLNRLPLPSNNKADYLKQTANKTVDQLYCEAFAIDYGVHGQHFISHHCAKNIADRGQLECLTTPASPSRIALVDFLIEHEVAQHFEETEIIAELYQKQIISPFMEAKIYAISKSLSDTQYFGKQWLKPVLRTLASDYYPKAWIYQHKKGFPVPMQAWLTGSLASAVAAAEDEVKSIGLSTQALTPQRDYEVYWLLINLHVLAGMSKQSGYLASLFTQCNAQTQTTSFTATETISTPQSKRHVLR; from the coding sequence GTGTTCGGTTTTAGCGTGCAACTCGATCTCAGCCAACGTGAAGATAACTGGCCGCTCAGTGCAGGTGTTAGCGCACTAGATACCAGCTGTCGAGATTTGTATCTCGACAACGGCGACCGGCTGATAATGTGCGGTTACTTTTGGGGGCGAAGCCAACAACAACTCAACGACGATTTAATTGCGCGGGATTTTGAGCAACTAAGTCACCTCGATGGACACTTTTGCGCCGCGTTAATAAGTCGAGGCACGGTGTTTTTATTTAACGACCGCTATCGAGGTAAAACTGTGTATTGGCGACGCGATGCCGATACGCTGTGGATGAGCAGTCATTTACAAAATTTTGAGCCTGACTGGTTGCACTTTAGCAATATCGGATGGCAGCAGTGCGTTAATTTTCGCTTTGTTACCAATCAACATGGCTTTTTTAATAATATCAACCAGCTACCTATAAGAAGTGTGGCGATGATAACTGCTGCAAGTGACGAGGTTAACCATTATCAATGGTCTATAGCATCACTCAGTGCTACCTCGTTTGACGAGCAATGTCAGCGCACCAAGCAAGCACTACTCGAGAGTTTACAAAAAGCGCGCAAGCATCACCAAAGCGTTGCGATATTACTCAGTGGTGGCGTTGACAGCTCGCTGTTGGCGGCATTGGCAAAGCAGGTGTTTGACGACTGTCTCTTGGTTTCCGCTCGCTTTGACCGGTTTGACGGCGAGCTTGCTATGGCGAAGCAGTTTGCTAACTCACTGCAGTTGCCTCATCTTGTTGTCGATATTGAAGATACACAGATTTATCCATCGTTAACACGGCTTTTAGAGCACTATCGCAAGCCTCTGCGACACTATAGCTCGTTAGTGGTGGAGCGTTTGCTAAGCGCTATTCCTGCGTCGTACACGGGAGTTATTTACGGAGAAGCTGCCGACTCGATGATGGGCACTTTCGGTGTTAAAAAGACGTTGACGAAGCAGCGAATCAAGGCACTGACACCAGCTTGGTTAAGTCGATTTTTAAACCGTTTACCGTTGCCTTCAAACAACAAAGCAGATTACCTGAAACAAACCGCAAATAAGACAGTTGACCAGCTTTACTGCGAGGCGTTTGCCATTGACTACGGTGTGCATGGGCAACACTTTATCAGCCATCATTGTGCTAAAAATATTGCCGATAGAGGTCAGCTGGAGTGCCTCACCACGCCGGCGAGTCCCTCGCGCATAGCGTTAGTCGATTTTCTCATTGAACACGAAGTGGCACAGCACTTTGAAGAAACAGAGATCATCGCTGAGTTATATCAAAAGCAAATCATCTCACCATTTATGGAGGCAAAAATATATGCCATTTCAAAGTCGCTGAGTGATACCCAATACTTTGGTAAGCAATGGCTAAAACCGGTACTGCGCACGCTCGCCAGCGACTATTACCCGAAAGCGTGGATCTATCAGCATAAAAAGGGCTTTCCAGTTCCGATGCAGGCGTGGTTAACGGGATCACTTGCAAGCGCGGTAGCTGCCGCGGAAGATGAAGTCAAGAGCATCGGGCTTAGTACCCAAGCACTTACCCCACAGCGAGATTATGAAGTGTATTGGTTACTGATTAACTTACATGTATTGGCCGGTATGTCCAAGCAATCAGGCTATCTTGCCTCATTGTTCACCCAGTGCAATGCGCAAACGCAAACTACCTCGTTTACAGCAACAGAGACAATAAGCACCCCCCAATCAAAGAGGCACGTCTTACGATGA
- a CDS encoding lipopolysaccharide biosynthesis protein: MQTAMAGVNLYSEYICGMLASIVIARSLTTTEYGLYSSIIFLASMFTLSINAGMNINVTKFVAELSHQAPHFLSSFTYLINRLFALRLLIATCLVVGVIAVNFDFGVPALVIAGVLVGATFKARYTLDNAVLKGLRRFDTVAKVSLIVNPTNVLAVVACAIWLPTLNYFLAVYAATCLLFWLVIKSVGNDLPKATHSIEFDQQYRQRFIEQMISATFVVIFAGFTFRQSQVLVLKGYDFVEAAGFFNIAFILANAALTLVPGIYSEILLPKMAIARHTKTAKTEVLQAQRYLTLLACLVVFPLIVYAEQLVALLYGSRYLAVVEPLRWMVLFKFLGLLKEGANLTLISHDKQQVLAKINLLIFALMCVLSVVFVSQYGLMAGVWVYGILSIIQLLAYQHWARPYGYVMLPWPALLRIIVPALIMFVPLLLLEMQFSRWWMMILGSLIFVAGYLHLLIWFGAFDQTGQRFIISLQRKAPFALRAYLGWLTKGLTAK, translated from the coding sequence ATGCAAACAGCCATGGCAGGTGTCAATTTGTACAGCGAATATATCTGTGGCATGCTCGCGTCAATCGTCATTGCGCGCAGTCTAACGACAACGGAGTACGGGCTGTATTCAAGCATCATTTTTCTCGCCAGTATGTTTACCTTGTCAATCAATGCTGGAATGAACATAAACGTTACCAAGTTTGTCGCCGAGTTATCACATCAAGCACCGCACTTTTTATCGTCATTTACCTATCTAATTAATCGTCTATTTGCCTTACGCCTGCTGATAGCTACTTGTTTAGTCGTCGGCGTCATAGCAGTCAATTTTGATTTTGGTGTCCCCGCACTGGTTATTGCTGGGGTATTGGTTGGCGCGACATTCAAGGCTCGCTATACGCTGGATAATGCGGTACTCAAAGGCTTGCGGCGTTTTGATACGGTGGCGAAAGTTAGCTTGATAGTCAATCCGACCAATGTACTCGCGGTCGTTGCCTGCGCCATCTGGCTACCTACCTTAAATTACTTTTTAGCGGTCTACGCTGCCACTTGTTTACTGTTTTGGTTGGTGATTAAGAGTGTCGGTAATGACCTACCCAAGGCCACGCATAGTATTGAGTTTGATCAGCAATACAGGCAACGGTTTATCGAGCAGATGATCAGCGCGACATTCGTGGTCATCTTTGCCGGTTTTACCTTTCGTCAAAGCCAAGTGTTGGTTTTGAAGGGCTACGATTTTGTTGAGGCCGCCGGCTTTTTCAATATCGCTTTTATTCTTGCTAATGCCGCACTTACCTTAGTGCCAGGTATTTACAGCGAAATATTACTGCCTAAAATGGCTATCGCCAGGCACACTAAAACCGCTAAAACCGAGGTGCTGCAAGCTCAGCGCTATTTGACTTTGTTAGCGTGTTTAGTGGTCTTTCCATTAATTGTTTACGCCGAGCAATTGGTTGCTTTACTGTACGGAAGTAGATACTTAGCGGTCGTTGAACCGTTGCGTTGGATGGTCTTGTTTAAGTTTTTAGGACTGTTGAAAGAAGGTGCAAACCTCACCTTGATCAGTCACGACAAACAACAAGTGCTAGCTAAAATTAACCTTTTGATCTTTGCTCTGATGTGCGTACTTAGCGTCGTTTTTGTCAGTCAATACGGGCTGATGGCAGGCGTTTGGGTATACGGGATATTATCGATTATTCAATTGTTGGCATATCAGCATTGGGCTAGACCATATGGCTATGTGATGTTACCTTGGCCAGCATTGTTGCGCATTATTGTTCCTGCACTGATCATGTTTGTGCCCCTGCTGTTACTCGAGATGCAATTTAGTCGTTGGTGGATGATGATTCTCGGAAGTCTTATATTTGTCGCGGGTTACTTGCACTTGTTGATCTGGTTCGGTGCTTTTGATCAAACCGGGCAGCGCTTTATTATCTCATTGCAACGAAAAGCGCCATTTGCCCTTAGAGCCTATTTGGGTTGGCTAACCAAAGGGCTGACGGCCAAATAG
- a CDS encoding alkaline phosphatase family protein, whose product MQAKKVILLEFNELCPNLIDKFCAQGKLPNFSKLAAQSQKFITDASCDVEYLEPWIQWVTLHTGVSCEQHRVYRLGEAQNLQQDSIWDRLSKQGLRSWLCGGMNIKYDPNDPNIWALPDPWSADGKASPAELDSFYQFVRANVQEHSNDNFQLSAKDYTKFFNFMLKHGLSLATLKHISSVFWHRFTSDSSGWRKATILDWLQTDVFAYGLKKFNPHFSVLFSNSTAHFQHKYWRYMEPDKFSAPADPAKLAEFGQAIEYAYQNHDKLIGRVLAMADEDTCIMLSSALSQQPFTAEEAQGGRRFYRPTNFDKLVALFELPGLISVMPVMSHQFHIQFASEQQASEAMQILAQANFSNGTPLLKLVLEGDRVFAGCNAKVLLDNEVTFEIEHQPHRFFDYFYMADNIKSGMHHPDGVFWISQQQPSAQQTQRIQLTQATSLILQQFQAT is encoded by the coding sequence ATGCAAGCGAAAAAGGTCATACTATTAGAGTTCAATGAGTTGTGCCCAAACCTAATAGACAAATTTTGCGCACAAGGTAAATTACCCAACTTTTCTAAGCTCGCAGCACAAAGTCAAAAATTCATCACCGATGCAAGCTGCGATGTTGAGTACCTCGAACCTTGGATTCAGTGGGTTACTTTACACACTGGCGTATCCTGCGAACAACACCGAGTCTATCGCTTGGGAGAAGCACAAAACTTGCAGCAAGACTCGATTTGGGATCGGCTGTCAAAGCAAGGTTTGCGCAGTTGGTTATGTGGTGGTATGAATATCAAATACGACCCCAACGATCCGAATATTTGGGCTTTGCCCGACCCTTGGAGCGCCGATGGTAAGGCCTCGCCAGCAGAACTTGATAGCTTTTACCAATTTGTTCGCGCAAACGTGCAAGAGCATTCTAACGACAACTTTCAGTTAAGCGCAAAAGACTACACTAAATTTTTTAACTTTATGCTCAAACACGGGCTCTCGCTTGCAACGTTAAAACACATTAGTTCGGTATTTTGGCATCGCTTTACTAGCGACTCATCTGGATGGCGCAAAGCCACCATTCTCGATTGGTTGCAAACCGATGTATTTGCCTACGGCCTGAAAAAATTTAATCCGCATTTCTCGGTGTTGTTTTCTAATTCGACGGCTCACTTTCAACACAAGTACTGGCGCTATATGGAACCTGATAAGTTTTCAGCGCCGGCAGACCCGGCCAAGCTCGCCGAGTTTGGTCAAGCGATAGAATATGCATACCAAAATCACGATAAACTCATAGGCCGTGTATTGGCGATGGCTGACGAAGACACCTGTATTATGTTATCTTCGGCGTTGAGTCAGCAACCTTTCACCGCAGAAGAAGCACAAGGTGGCCGCCGCTTTTACCGCCCCACTAACTTCGATAAGCTAGTGGCCCTGTTCGAATTACCCGGTTTGATTAGTGTGATGCCGGTAATGTCACATCAATTCCACATTCAGTTTGCTAGTGAACAACAAGCGAGTGAGGCGATGCAAATACTTGCCCAGGCCAATTTTTCCAATGGCACACCACTGTTAAAGTTGGTGCTTGAAGGCGACAGAGTGTTTGCCGGCTGCAATGCAAAGGTTTTACTAGATAATGAGGTTACGTTCGAGATCGAGCACCAACCACATCGTTTCTTCGATTACTTTTATATGGCCGACAACATCAAAAGTGGCATGCATCATCCCGATGGGGTATTCTGGATTTCACAGCAACAGCCCAGTGCTCAACAAACACAACGGATACAGCTCACACAGGCGACATCGCTGATATTACAACAGTTTCAAGCAACGTAA
- the xrt gene encoding exosortase: MKTFRVTPLIVIATVYVIAALLNVQIITTIWRHSFDDGSYSHAYLIPFICAFLFWRLYQRGELIGRTKLSVTVIGYFVLASLLLFVSVRAQLSLAYWIALLLLCSSAILLFLRANLALVAATLYPIYLLPVWGSLTNLLQFISVSAVEVMMSFSGIAFYVEEQYVTIPAGVFHIANGCSGLRYLLVSLAITHLYVLLYLRHWSSAIKFISVAIAGALVTNWIRITALILIGEYTQMTSPLMKDHNNFGWYLYIPFLFLLFAYGNYLERKLPVADAKEENCGSSIAIKARAIVVCVLGLSLSSSWLATAHKSNQVYTNIETLPAPTIKFYSSINHTSSTDRPSDISEYRIWFDCKELDCKPDFYLNNMVPEGWQVLRHDRTGEANYLLVAKGRQRAQITYTYQYGDTTVDNLMALKLSRLSGVFRTDQQTSIAWRMVDCDIGSCANSKGGFDGNIR, translated from the coding sequence ATGAAAACTTTCCGGGTAACACCATTAATTGTCATCGCAACGGTGTATGTCATTGCTGCGCTGTTAAACGTGCAAATTATTACCACCATCTGGCGTCATAGCTTTGATGACGGCAGTTACTCGCACGCCTACCTGATTCCATTTATCTGTGCGTTTCTATTTTGGAGGCTCTACCAACGGGGCGAACTCATTGGCCGAACAAAGCTCTCTGTGACCGTGATTGGCTATTTTGTGTTAGCGAGCTTATTGCTATTTGTCTCTGTCAGAGCGCAGCTTAGTTTGGCTTATTGGATCGCCTTACTGCTGCTATGTAGCAGCGCCATTTTGCTGTTTCTAAGGGCTAATTTGGCATTGGTTGCAGCGACCTTATACCCGATATATTTATTACCTGTGTGGGGTAGCTTGACCAATTTATTGCAATTTATTTCGGTCAGCGCAGTTGAGGTGATGATGAGTTTTTCAGGCATCGCGTTTTATGTTGAAGAGCAATATGTCACCATCCCCGCCGGGGTATTTCACATCGCCAACGGCTGCAGTGGCCTGCGCTATTTACTGGTTTCTCTCGCGATAACCCATTTATATGTGTTGCTGTATTTGCGACATTGGTCAAGTGCCATTAAATTTATTAGCGTTGCCATTGCCGGCGCCTTAGTCACCAACTGGATACGAATTACCGCCCTCATTTTAATTGGTGAATACACGCAAATGACATCGCCTCTAATGAAAGACCACAATAACTTTGGCTGGTATTTATATATTCCCTTCTTGTTTTTGTTGTTTGCATACGGCAATTATCTAGAGCGCAAATTACCGGTAGCAGATGCTAAAGAAGAAAATTGCGGGTCATCAATTGCCATCAAAGCAAGAGCGATCGTGGTGTGTGTGCTTGGCTTGAGTTTATCGTCATCTTGGTTAGCAACCGCACATAAATCAAATCAGGTGTATACCAATATTGAGACGTTACCGGCGCCGACGATAAAGTTTTATTCATCGATTAATCACACCTCCTCGACTGACAGACCCAGTGATATTAGCGAATATCGTATTTGGTTTGATTGCAAAGAGCTCGATTGTAAACCTGACTTTTACTTGAATAACATGGTACCTGAAGGATGGCAGGTGCTTCGCCATGACCGCACTGGAGAAGCGAATTATTTGCTCGTAGCAAAAGGTCGCCAACGCGCCCAAATTACCTATACCTATCAATACGGCGACACCACCGTCGACAACTTAATGGCGCTTAAACTGTCGAGACTGAGCGGTGTGTTTAGAACCGATCAACAAACCAGTATCGCTTGGCGAATGGTGGACTGTGATATAGGTTCTTGCGCTAATAGCAAAGGTGGTTTTGATGGCAATATTCGCTAA
- a CDS encoding GNAT family N-acetyltransferase — MNLSIRIIDSLSQLPSYRQSWEAVRQTGNIGFCCSFDWIHCWVKHYLSAKDKLAIAMVYDGQTPVAVMPTYLRSYQQSAELFFIGQGEAEHEEVASEFQDIIIAPGYRQRVFELLHDFITQIDNLAAVEFRQVLDSSTCVAFMSHYQSLAQTRTVTHRSQRYSLQVNNFVDSIPHPNTRRKLLKSLADYQLECQLPQSQADAQRMLNQLITLHQKAWQAKQKRGAFSSQRFIDFHQQYIADKWQQGKVLLFALSHRTDVVGVFYGIIDDTLLSYYQSGLDLTQVNNLGYAMHAQAIRLAKQRGLTRYDLMAASTNSYKRRITNTTEPMLTVRYQFSRRHWRDYLTEVKSKLWGKIKEHAL; from the coding sequence ATGAACTTGTCGATTCGAATTATTGATAGCCTATCTCAATTACCCTCCTATCGACAGTCGTGGGAGGCAGTGAGGCAGACCGGTAATATTGGTTTTTGTTGCAGTTTTGACTGGATACACTGTTGGGTTAAACACTATCTATCGGCGAAAGACAAGCTAGCTATCGCTATGGTCTATGACGGTCAAACTCCGGTTGCAGTGATGCCGACCTATTTGCGCTCATATCAGCAATCAGCCGAGTTGTTCTTTATTGGTCAAGGGGAAGCAGAACACGAGGAAGTCGCCAGTGAGTTTCAGGACATCATCATCGCCCCAGGGTATCGCCAGAGAGTATTTGAACTTTTACATGACTTTATCACCCAAATCGACAACTTAGCAGCGGTTGAGTTTCGGCAAGTTTTGGACTCCAGTACCTGTGTAGCGTTTATGTCGCACTATCAATCACTCGCTCAAACACGCACGGTAACGCATCGTTCTCAGCGCTATTCGTTACAGGTTAATAATTTTGTCGACTCAATTCCTCATCCCAATACGCGTCGCAAACTGCTCAAGTCCTTAGCGGATTATCAGCTCGAATGTCAATTACCTCAATCGCAGGCAGACGCGCAACGCATGTTAAATCAGTTGATCACCTTGCATCAAAAGGCATGGCAAGCAAAACAAAAACGCGGTGCCTTTAGCAGTCAACGTTTTATCGACTTTCACCAGCAATACATCGCTGATAAATGGCAACAAGGCAAAGTTTTGTTGTTTGCTCTGTCTCATCGCACAGACGTCGTTGGCGTTTTTTATGGCATTATCGACGACACGCTGCTCAGTTACTACCAAAGCGGCTTAGATCTTACTCAGGTTAACAATCTCGGTTATGCAATGCATGCGCAGGCTATTCGCCTCGCTAAACAACGAGGGTTAACACGGTACGATTTGATGGCCGCATCAACCAACAGTTACAAGCGCCGTATAACCAATACCACCGAGCCGATGCTGACAGTTCGATATCAATTTTCACGACGCCACTGGCGCGACTACTTAACTGAGGTAAAGAGCAAGCTTTGGGGCAAAATTAAGGAGCATGCGTTATGA
- a CDS encoding glycosyltransferase family 4 protein, whose protein sequence is MMKVVHVVSSLNMGGAERFVLDLASFQQANMDLDVDIVSMGKATDALYQKVVEQNYKVHLATTVNQLRRLFNEADIVHVHSSYCLARVALSLLGLKAKFIYTRHNQHPLLGLKWRSIYRLVFARLHQAVFVSRTAEQQFLQHYQHFKGKTTVVLNGITAIAQAPNQFGFKEGERRLNIAHVGRFVPLKAQHLLLEAVSKLTAPIRDKITVNFYGDGPLKAKNQALAKQLKIEHMVNFHGNVSEQQGIYQGNDVLVVTSETEGLSLVILEAFSAAIPCIASRVGGNVELVKDNETGWLYDYQDTSKLAEIVTSIVKQPDLIARTGQTSLLYFQTHFTMHKCAESYKQVYTS, encoded by the coding sequence ATGATGAAAGTTGTACACGTTGTCAGTAGCTTGAATATGGGAGGGGCTGAGCGATTCGTCCTCGATTTGGCTAGCTTTCAACAAGCCAATATGGACTTAGATGTAGATATTGTATCGATGGGCAAAGCCACCGATGCGCTCTATCAAAAAGTGGTTGAGCAAAATTATAAAGTGCATTTGGCAACGACAGTAAATCAACTTAGAAGGTTGTTTAACGAAGCGGATATTGTTCATGTACACTCCAGCTATTGCTTAGCAAGAGTGGCTCTGTCGCTACTTGGGCTCAAGGCTAAGTTTATCTACACTCGGCATAATCAACACCCATTACTCGGCCTTAAGTGGCGCAGTATTTATCGTTTGGTGTTTGCACGCCTGCACCAGGCGGTGTTTGTTTCGCGTACCGCCGAGCAGCAGTTTTTACAGCACTATCAGCATTTTAAAGGCAAAACGACGGTGGTCCTCAACGGCATTACTGCCATCGCACAAGCTCCTAACCAGTTTGGTTTTAAAGAGGGGGAGCGGCGGTTAAATATTGCCCATGTCGGGCGTTTTGTGCCATTAAAAGCTCAACACCTATTACTCGAAGCGGTGAGTAAACTCACCGCTCCAATACGAGATAAAATCACTGTCAACTTTTATGGTGACGGACCGTTGAAAGCTAAAAACCAAGCACTCGCCAAGCAATTAAAGATTGAGCATATGGTTAATTTTCACGGCAATGTCAGTGAACAACAGGGTATTTATCAGGGCAATGACGTGTTAGTGGTTACCTCTGAAACCGAGGGCTTGTCGCTGGTGATATTAGAAGCCTTCAGCGCCGCAATACCGTGTATTGCCAGCCGTGTCGGCGGTAACGTTGAACTCGTCAAAGACAATGAAACTGGTTGGCTATACGACTATCAAGATACATCAAAGCTGGCAGAAATTGTTACCAGTATCGTCAAACAGCCCGACTTGATTGCGCGCACGGGTCAAACTAGCCTGCTCTATTTCCAAACGCACTTCACCATGCACAAGTGCGCTGAAAGCTATAAACAGGTCTATACATCGTGA
- a CDS encoding glycosyltransferase yields MAIFAKSAGSRPVPNRCERVIIFGQGRHIEQWRQMTEGYQQIHFCTNLTELTRLPVKGSAILFAHTYLWFGLKLALRFKLKGYSLVMRRWMGTDLLLLKRLSAINKLWVLPILRHCIDCNFTSAPWLSDDLKRLAFTNVHNWEAPTPLYQLSKKLSKQDIEQNWQARTKVIIIYSNDQREWLYRTEQMLALAKSLPDYQFVLVGHLNKQLSSLANVQSLGIVEQDQMHQLYLRSHFLIRITEHDGYSRMVVEAQQYGLQVISNQPRLFAHFADSNEQIIDVLRSIQRPNPHARHYALTHFTPQKWTQTLLKQLQSGDGTNTAKVDCDYISSSEAKR; encoded by the coding sequence ATGGCAATATTCGCTAAAAGCGCCGGCAGTAGGCCAGTGCCGAATCGTTGCGAGCGGGTCATTATTTTTGGTCAAGGCCGGCATATAGAGCAATGGCGACAAATGACCGAAGGCTACCAACAAATACACTTTTGCACCAACCTGACCGAATTAACTCGTCTCCCAGTAAAAGGGTCTGCGATTTTGTTTGCGCACACTTATTTATGGTTTGGCCTCAAGCTCGCTTTGCGTTTTAAATTAAAAGGTTACTCGTTAGTCATGCGTCGCTGGATGGGAACAGACCTATTGTTACTAAAACGGCTTTCAGCAATAAACAAGTTGTGGGTATTACCGATTTTACGACACTGTATCGATTGCAACTTCACCTCTGCGCCCTGGCTCAGCGATGATTTAAAACGCTTGGCCTTTACTAACGTTCACAACTGGGAAGCACCGACCCCTTTATACCAATTAAGCAAAAAGCTAAGCAAGCAAGACATCGAACAAAATTGGCAAGCTCGCACTAAGGTCATTATTATCTACTCAAACGACCAACGTGAATGGCTCTATCGAACCGAGCAAATGTTGGCGCTTGCCAAAAGCTTACCCGACTACCAATTTGTCTTAGTTGGCCATTTGAACAAACAACTATCCAGTTTAGCGAACGTGCAGTCGCTGGGCATTGTCGAGCAAGATCAGATGCATCAATTGTACCTGCGCAGCCATTTTCTGATCCGCATCACAGAGCACGATGGCTATTCGCGAATGGTGGTTGAGGCTCAGCAATACGGGTTACAAGTGATCTCAAATCAACCACGCCTGTTCGCTCATTTTGCCGACAGCAACGAACAAATTATTGATGTTTTACGTTCGATTCAACGCCCCAATCCACATGCGCGCCACTACGCATTAACTCATTTTACCCCGCAAAAGTGGACCCAAACCCTATTAAAACAATTGCAATCTGGTGACGGTACAAATACGGCGAAAGTCGATTGTGATTACATATCTTCTAGTGAGGCTAAAAGGTAA
- a CDS encoding O-antigen ligase, with product MTFVILCLYFIVVIIRPHEWFEATRQWEAARYLILLCAIAYALFEEKKFWPKQLSMLLGVALAILLSMVFTGWLSGGINRSVMFVFSSVIPVLLISNIVKQPWQVEWIMRIMVFGTLVMVAHGYVQVTSPDGVGWTGQALIMERATYIGIYGDPNDFGMYVLITIPMMFYLLSESKGFIGKNYYRLAILASLYGIYISNSRGTLVGALALLGFYFYQKFGVLKTAIMSIFTLPIVLLVMGKFRAIDLEENSAQDRVLAWYDGIHMFFANTIFGVGKGWFTDFHSLTAHNSYILVLAELGMFGFVFWFAAMSYSMMQMSGLFDGKANKIQITLFYSLLAFATTGFFLSRSFSNIFYLLIGLSAAIWWQKMQKSKAKNFELAQVQVQQAVASVVLAPFAVVAIYMIIKILLMV from the coding sequence ATGACGTTTGTCATACTGTGTTTGTACTTTATTGTCGTTATTATTCGACCTCATGAGTGGTTCGAGGCGACGCGGCAATGGGAAGCTGCGCGTTACTTGATTTTGCTTTGCGCTATTGCGTATGCCCTGTTTGAAGAGAAAAAGTTTTGGCCTAAACAGCTGTCTATGCTGCTTGGTGTTGCACTGGCTATATTGTTGTCTATGGTATTTACCGGATGGCTAAGTGGTGGCATTAATCGCAGTGTAATGTTTGTATTTTCGTCGGTGATTCCGGTGTTACTGATCAGCAACATTGTCAAACAGCCATGGCAAGTCGAGTGGATAATGCGCATTATGGTGTTCGGCACATTGGTGATGGTCGCACACGGTTACGTACAGGTAACATCCCCTGACGGTGTGGGCTGGACGGGTCAAGCGCTGATCATGGAGCGGGCGACTTATATTGGCATTTATGGCGATCCCAATGACTTTGGTATGTATGTGCTTATCACTATTCCGATGATGTTTTATTTACTCAGTGAGAGTAAGGGATTTATCGGCAAAAACTATTATCGGTTGGCAATACTGGCCAGTTTGTACGGCATTTATATCTCGAATTCGCGCGGTACATTAGTGGGCGCACTGGCACTTCTTGGCTTTTATTTTTATCAAAAATTTGGCGTGTTAAAAACCGCAATTATGTCGATTTTTACCTTGCCAATCGTACTCTTGGTCATGGGTAAATTTAGGGCTATAGATCTTGAGGAAAACTCGGCACAAGATCGGGTGTTGGCCTGGTATGACGGTATCCACATGTTTTTTGCAAATACGATATTTGGAGTTGGCAAAGGGTGGTTTACCGATTTTCATTCTTTAACCGCTCACAACTCGTATATTTTAGTACTGGCGGAGTTGGGCATGTTTGGATTTGTGTTTTGGTTTGCCGCGATGAGTTATTCGATGATGCAGATGAGTGGTTTATTTGACGGTAAGGCCAACAAAATTCAAATCACCTTGTTTTATAGTTTGTTAGCGTTTGCGACGACGGGCTTTTTTCTATCTCGCAGTTTCTCAAATATTTTTTATCTATTGATTGGGTTAAGCGCCGCGATTTGGTGGCAAAAGATGCAAAAATCTAAAGCAAAGAACTTTGAGTTGGCGCAGGTACAGGTACAGCAAGCGGTAGCGTCAGTTGTTTTAGCGCCCTTTGCTGTGGTAGCTATCTACATGATTATAAAGATATTACTAATGGTATAA